A window of Fodinibius salinus contains these coding sequences:
- a CDS encoding M20/M25/M40 family metallo-hydrolase produces MFDNTEKEFLEKLLITPSPTGFESAGQKVWKNYVTDFADKVQADAYGSASAKLNTSFDVVTVMIEAHCDEIGMIVQHITDEGYIYVNKLGGSDSTIARAKRVHIHTREGIVSGVTGNTAIHLQEKKNGGGEEPAWKDIYIDIGAEDKEEAQKMVQVGNPITYADEFDYLSDDILSGRGVDNRIGGFMIAQVLKNLTERRDELDVNVVALNSVQEEVGGYGARMMSYRIDPDFAMVTDVTHATDTPGISQKEHGQVKLKKGPVMQHGGANHPNIVEFVEDVSDEQEIDIQHAATSVRTGTDTDSIFYQKAGIPSALISLPLRYMHSPVETTSMTDVQSLISLMTESILALDPDQTFHVLE; encoded by the coding sequence ATGTTTGACAACACAGAAAAAGAATTTCTCGAAAAATTATTGATCACTCCCAGCCCCACCGGTTTTGAATCCGCTGGACAAAAGGTCTGGAAAAATTATGTCACCGACTTCGCTGATAAGGTACAGGCGGATGCTTACGGTTCTGCCAGTGCTAAACTCAATACCAGTTTTGATGTGGTTACGGTGATGATTGAAGCTCACTGTGATGAAATTGGCATGATTGTGCAGCATATCACTGACGAGGGATATATTTACGTAAACAAGCTGGGTGGCAGCGATTCGACTATTGCACGTGCTAAACGTGTTCATATCCATACAAGAGAGGGTATAGTATCAGGTGTAACAGGTAATACAGCTATCCATTTACAAGAGAAGAAAAATGGTGGTGGTGAGGAACCTGCTTGGAAAGATATTTACATCGACATTGGTGCCGAAGATAAAGAAGAGGCCCAGAAGATGGTACAGGTGGGTAACCCAATTACCTATGCCGATGAGTTTGATTACTTGTCTGATGATATTCTGTCGGGCCGTGGTGTTGACAATCGCATTGGCGGATTTATGATTGCACAGGTGCTCAAAAATTTGACCGAACGACGTGATGAGCTGGATGTAAATGTGGTAGCTCTGAACTCCGTACAGGAGGAGGTAGGCGGGTATGGGGCCCGTATGATGAGTTATCGTATTGATCCCGATTTTGCCATGGTGACTGATGTAACGCACGCTACGGATACGCCCGGTATCAGTCAGAAAGAACACGGGCAAGTAAAACTGAAAAAAGGACCCGTTATGCAGCACGGCGGTGCGAACCACCCCAATATTGTAGAATTTGTAGAAGATGTTAGTGACGAGCAGGAAATCGATATCCAACATGCAGCTACGAGTGTACGTACCGGCACTGATACCGACAGTATTTTCTATCAGAAAGCAGGTATTCCAAGTGCGCTGATTTCTCTGCCATTACGTTATATGCATTCGCCCGTTGAGACAACGTCTATGACGGATGTACAGTCTCTTATCTCATTAATGACCGAATCAATTTTAGCCCTGGATCCCGACCAAACTTTTCACGTATTGGAGTGA
- a CDS encoding M1 family metallopeptidase, translating to MKRRSTLVLLLALFMVAPLYGQQTNTVQEAFLPFDTGRSTDYRTAGGAPGADYWQNSADYEIDAQLQPSKHKVKTSITIHYTNNSPNDLEFVWLKLDQNLFDKDSWGAKLTPYEGSRFGNKAFDGGITLNKVSVSQNGSSYNPEKHSVGTNLKLELQDALEAKGGKATITIDYTFIIPEYGSDRLGRLETKNGIIYQVAQWYPRMAVYDDVKGWNILPYLGAGEFYMDYGTFDYSITAPSDYIVAASGKLENPDEVLTNQQQRRWKKATNSDERVYIINKEEVGTDASRPQGSKKLTWEYKIENARDVAWAASKSFIWDAARINLPDGKQSLAMSLYPEESAGDSAWGRSTEYVKGSIEFYSDYLKSYPYPTAINVAGTVGGMEYPGIVFCSWKATEGGLWGVTDHEFGHIWFPMIVGSNEREHAWMDEGFNTFINSLSTKNFNDGEYYSPSTPRDVADWLDSPKSEPILSAPDQVQPGNLGIVAYYKPSLGLQMLRESIIGPELFDEAFTEYLDRWAYKHPTPNDFFNTMEDVSGRELDWFWRGWFKKAWSLDQAVDSVSYIEGDPSEGSLISISNNDKMVMPVKMKITQSNGNTETVRLPVQVWHRGNSWTMDYNSNSKIEKVVIDPKKEFPDVNSENNIWKSEPTDEKKMKGSSGN from the coding sequence ATGAAACGAAGATCTACACTTGTTCTGCTTTTGGCGCTGTTTATGGTTGCTCCATTATATGGCCAGCAGACAAACACTGTTCAAGAAGCTTTTTTACCCTTTGATACCGGTCGTAGTACCGACTATAGAACGGCCGGCGGGGCTCCGGGAGCTGATTACTGGCAAAATTCAGCTGATTACGAAATTGATGCTCAGCTTCAGCCTTCGAAGCATAAAGTAAAAACATCTATTACCATACACTACACGAATAACAGCCCCAATGATTTGGAATTTGTATGGCTCAAGCTTGACCAAAACCTTTTTGATAAAGATTCCTGGGGAGCTAAGCTAACACCTTATGAGGGTTCACGATTTGGGAATAAGGCTTTTGACGGCGGTATTACGCTTAACAAGGTGTCAGTTTCTCAAAATGGATCTTCTTACAATCCGGAGAAACATAGCGTTGGTACAAACCTGAAGCTCGAATTACAGGATGCGCTCGAAGCCAAAGGTGGTAAGGCCACAATCACGATTGATTACACGTTTATTATTCCTGAATACGGATCCGACCGTCTGGGCCGTCTGGAAACGAAGAACGGTATTATTTACCAAGTGGCGCAATGGTATCCGCGCATGGCCGTCTATGACGATGTAAAAGGGTGGAATATTCTACCTTATTTAGGCGCGGGTGAGTTTTATATGGATTACGGAACCTTTGATTATTCCATTACAGCCCCGTCGGATTATATTGTTGCAGCATCCGGAAAGCTGGAGAATCCTGACGAAGTACTAACGAACCAACAGCAGCGCCGATGGAAGAAGGCAACGAATAGTGATGAACGTGTGTATATTATCAACAAAGAGGAGGTAGGCACCGATGCTTCTCGTCCACAGGGTAGTAAGAAGCTTACTTGGGAATACAAGATTGAGAATGCCCGCGATGTCGCTTGGGCTGCTTCAAAATCCTTTATCTGGGATGCAGCACGCATCAACTTACCTGACGGTAAGCAGTCGCTGGCTATGTCGCTATATCCCGAAGAAAGTGCAGGAGACTCTGCTTGGGGACGGTCAACAGAATATGTAAAAGGCAGTATTGAATTTTATTCAGATTATCTGAAATCATATCCTTACCCCACTGCCATAAATGTTGCAGGAACAGTAGGCGGCATGGAATACCCCGGTATTGTGTTTTGCAGCTGGAAGGCTACTGAGGGAGGATTATGGGGCGTAACAGATCACGAGTTTGGTCATATCTGGTTTCCCATGATTGTAGGATCAAACGAGCGCGAACACGCCTGGATGGATGAAGGCTTCAATACGTTTATCAATAGTTTAAGCACTAAGAATTTTAATGATGGAGAATACTACAGTCCTTCGACGCCGCGCGATGTTGCTGATTGGCTTGATAGTCCAAAGTCGGAGCCTATCCTTTCGGCACCTGACCAGGTACAGCCGGGTAACTTGGGCATTGTAGCATATTATAAACCATCATTAGGGCTGCAGATGCTCCGTGAATCTATTATTGGTCCGGAGTTGTTTGATGAAGCCTTTACCGAATATCTCGATCGCTGGGCTTACAAGCACCCTACACCCAATGATTTCTTTAATACGATGGAGGATGTAAGTGGTCGTGAGCTAGACTGGTTCTGGAGAGGATGGTTTAAAAAGGCATGGAGTTTGGATCAGGCTGTAGATTCCGTTAGCTATATTGAGGGCGACCCATCTGAGGGTTCTCTGATCAGCATCAGCAATAATGATAAGATGGTAATGCCGGTGAAAATGAAAATTACGCAGTCTAATGGTAATACCGAGACGGTTCGCCTGCCGGTGCAAGTTTGGCACCGCGGTAACAGCTGGACTATGGATTACAATTCGAATTCGAAAATTGAAAAGGTTGTGATTGATCCGAAGAAGGAATTTCCAGATGTGAATTCCGAGAACAATATTTGGAAGTCAGAACCGACGGATGAGAAAAAAATGAAGGGTTCGTCCGGTAATTAA
- a CDS encoding L-threonylcarbamoyladenylate synthase, whose product MLNQYISLIKEGQPVAFPTETVYGLGADAQNRNAIQKVFKIKGRPADNPLIVHVSDRRQVQDFATDIHDDAEKLMDAFWPGPLTLIFRKKPEVLDIITAGLDTVALRWPNHPLSQQLITQTGPLVAPSANSSGRPSPTKPKHVKEDFGDDFPVINAGETNIGLESTVLDVSQEPYRIYRPGAISAKQIEQVIDKKVEITKSTGDNTPAKSPGTKYTHYSPTATVRWMTEDADLTDDSTLYILHNRPQKTTTDNILHYQGDYERMAHELYDRFRQADHGNFTTIAVEPFSKNLLTKPMVSPLLNRIEKAIG is encoded by the coding sequence TTGCTTAATCAATATATCTCACTCATAAAAGAAGGGCAGCCGGTAGCCTTCCCGACCGAAACAGTGTATGGGCTGGGTGCAGATGCTCAAAATCGAAATGCCATCCAAAAGGTATTTAAAATCAAGGGGCGTCCCGCGGACAACCCGCTTATTGTACATGTTTCAGATCGTCGACAAGTACAAGATTTTGCAACAGACATTCACGATGATGCCGAAAAGTTAATGGATGCCTTCTGGCCCGGTCCGCTTACGTTAATCTTTCGTAAGAAACCGGAAGTGCTGGATATTATTACTGCAGGACTTGATACCGTAGCGCTCCGCTGGCCCAATCATCCACTGTCTCAACAGCTTATTACACAAACCGGACCGCTGGTCGCCCCTAGTGCTAATTCCTCGGGACGGCCCAGCCCTACCAAACCTAAACACGTAAAAGAAGATTTTGGCGATGATTTTCCCGTCATTAATGCGGGTGAAACTAATATTGGGCTAGAATCAACGGTGCTTGACGTATCACAAGAGCCATACCGTATTTATCGTCCCGGTGCCATAAGTGCAAAGCAAATTGAGCAGGTAATTGATAAAAAAGTTGAGATCACTAAAAGCACCGGCGACAATACCCCAGCTAAAAGTCCGGGTACAAAATATACCCATTATTCCCCAACAGCTACGGTTCGATGGATGACAGAAGACGCTGACCTTACTGATGATAGTACCCTCTATATACTGCATAACCGTCCTCAAAAAACAACAACTGATAACATTCTACATTATCAGGGAGATTATGAGCGTATGGCTCACGAATTGTACGACCGATTTCGACAGGCTGATCATGGTAATTTTACAACCATCGCCGTAGAGCCATTTTCCAAGAACCTGCTAACAAAACCAATGGTATCTCCACTACTCAACCGCATCGAAAAAGCTATTGGGTAG
- the mfd gene encoding transcription-repair coupling factor, translated as MALQSVLKTFSAQVPWQQLHTQINNKHTVFLDHFVGSTPSMLVAKLAQKYDKLVVIHPDTESAEFMQGDLENLDISHANFFPTTGHNPYDEQQITNSAPVVQRSQVLEKVINDPKSLTITSAPAIFEKIVAPDDFAQASITIEIEETVDPAQLKEQLVDQDYEPVKFVNHPGEFAHRGGILDVYPFSGEYPIRLQFFGNEVDSIREFDPDSQRSVSFLNAVRFVPDASGLRQDQKSSLLSYFDDDTVIIMLNHSLIHGEIEDQYTEAVSTYDELDQDEEHLSPDKLFVSPEHFEQSLDNHPLIYMGGFSEEETVDWTYRLDAKPQPDFNGSIKLLRDKIKSLTNQSFDTYILCDNEGQRDRFEELLGEPSKELRYHLSVETIHEGFTLNKQGLAVFTDHQIFNRYHRPKVRRKKHKNNISVKELRDLNVGDYVVHVDYGIGKFAGFKKIEVRGIEQESVVLRYQENSVLYVNVSSLHKIQKYSGKEGTSPRISKLGSGRWARKKAETKDKVKDIARDLIELYAKRKSKKAFDFSRDTSWQTEMEARFEFVETPDQREAIEAVKDDMQSTTPMDRLICGDVGFGKTEVAVRAAFKAVMDHKQVAVLVPTTILADQHYKTFAERMEDFPITVDVLSRFRSRKEQKETIKKLKEGKVDIVVGTHRLTSEDVDFDDLGLLVVDEEQRFGVKAKERLKEYRATIDVLTLTATPIPRTLQFSLMGARDLSIINTPPKNRQPVQTQIHSFDEDLIRDAITQETARGGQVFFIHNRVKNIESVANMVRKMVPDVRIRYAHGQMSSSKLENIIEDFYDHKFDVLLSTNIVENGIDIPNANTMIINRADHFGLAELHQLRGRVGRSNRKAFCYLITPDIKSLTDEARKRLLALEEFSDLGSGFNIAMRDLDIRGAGDILGAEQSGYINDLGFDLYQKILNDAVKELKEQEFNDVFDDVEVEIERPDTQVEFDRPALLEDDYVSDNVERLNLYRKLAGAESLEEIHEWKEEVEDRFGPITDAAQNLITSTVITHYASELFVTKARIRSDRMWLNLPKHDSELGEEFYGDRFQMLLKKMQDNAEDRFKLVQKDDRVRFVIHDIPNLEAAAEFLKELTTSKRKEVNLA; from the coding sequence ATGGCGTTACAGTCTGTTCTTAAAACATTTTCTGCCCAAGTGCCGTGGCAGCAATTGCATACCCAAATCAATAATAAGCATACAGTATTTCTGGACCACTTCGTGGGATCTACCCCATCCATGCTTGTTGCCAAACTTGCACAAAAATATGATAAACTGGTTGTCATCCATCCAGATACAGAATCTGCTGAATTTATGCAGGGTGATCTCGAAAATCTTGATATATCACATGCCAATTTTTTCCCCACCACGGGACATAATCCCTATGATGAACAGCAGATTACCAACAGCGCACCGGTAGTACAACGTTCGCAGGTACTTGAAAAAGTAATAAATGATCCTAAATCTCTCACTATCACTTCAGCTCCTGCTATTTTTGAAAAAATAGTAGCTCCAGATGATTTTGCCCAAGCTTCCATCACAATAGAGATTGAAGAAACTGTTGATCCAGCCCAACTAAAAGAACAACTCGTAGATCAGGATTACGAACCGGTAAAATTTGTAAATCACCCCGGAGAATTTGCCCATCGGGGCGGTATTTTGGATGTCTACCCTTTTTCAGGTGAATACCCTATCCGACTGCAATTTTTCGGTAACGAAGTTGATTCTATTCGAGAATTTGACCCTGATTCTCAGCGGTCTGTCTCATTTTTAAATGCCGTTCGATTTGTCCCCGATGCTTCAGGACTTCGCCAAGACCAAAAAAGTAGTCTTCTCTCCTATTTCGATGATGATACCGTCATCATCATGCTTAATCACTCGCTTATCCATGGTGAAATAGAGGATCAATATACAGAAGCTGTAAGCACTTATGACGAACTGGACCAGGATGAAGAACACCTATCCCCTGATAAACTTTTCGTGAGTCCTGAACATTTTGAACAGTCACTGGATAATCATCCGCTTATTTATATGGGGGGCTTTTCGGAGGAAGAAACTGTGGATTGGACTTACCGTCTCGACGCCAAGCCTCAGCCTGATTTTAACGGCAGTATTAAACTATTGCGCGACAAAATAAAGTCGCTGACCAATCAAAGTTTTGATACCTATATTCTCTGCGATAATGAGGGGCAACGTGACCGTTTTGAAGAACTGCTTGGTGAACCATCTAAAGAACTGCGCTACCATCTTTCTGTAGAAACTATCCACGAGGGATTTACCCTTAACAAACAAGGGCTAGCCGTATTTACGGACCATCAGATTTTTAATCGCTATCACCGGCCAAAGGTCCGCCGTAAGAAGCACAAAAATAATATTTCAGTAAAGGAGCTGCGCGACCTCAATGTGGGAGATTATGTGGTCCACGTCGATTATGGGATCGGGAAATTTGCGGGATTCAAAAAAATAGAAGTTCGCGGTATTGAACAAGAATCAGTGGTACTGCGATACCAGGAAAATTCGGTGCTTTACGTAAACGTCTCGAGCCTGCATAAAATTCAGAAGTATTCTGGTAAAGAAGGGACCAGTCCCCGTATCAGCAAGCTAGGATCAGGCCGCTGGGCACGCAAAAAGGCCGAGACAAAAGACAAGGTCAAAGACATTGCGCGTGATCTTATAGAACTGTATGCAAAACGTAAATCTAAAAAAGCCTTCGATTTTTCGCGGGATACTTCTTGGCAAACTGAGATGGAAGCCCGCTTTGAATTTGTAGAAACGCCTGACCAGCGCGAGGCTATCGAGGCAGTTAAAGATGATATGCAAAGCACCACGCCCATGGACCGTCTTATCTGTGGCGATGTGGGTTTTGGTAAAACTGAAGTGGCTGTCCGTGCTGCTTTTAAAGCTGTAATGGATCATAAACAAGTAGCTGTGCTGGTACCAACCACTATTCTGGCCGATCAGCACTACAAGACATTTGCTGAGCGGATGGAAGATTTTCCTATTACGGTGGATGTCCTCTCCCGCTTTCGATCGCGAAAAGAGCAAAAAGAAACTATCAAGAAGCTTAAAGAAGGCAAGGTAGATATCGTGGTAGGAACCCACCGGCTGACATCCGAAGATGTGGATTTTGATGATCTGGGACTACTTGTTGTGGATGAAGAACAACGTTTTGGCGTCAAAGCAAAAGAAAGGCTCAAAGAATACCGTGCTACTATCGATGTTCTAACCCTGACTGCCACACCTATCCCGCGGACACTACAGTTTTCGCTGATGGGTGCACGTGACCTCAGCATCATCAACACACCGCCAAAGAACCGTCAGCCGGTACAAACACAAATACATAGCTTCGATGAAGATTTAATTCGGGATGCCATTACCCAGGAAACGGCCCGCGGCGGGCAGGTTTTCTTTATCCACAACCGAGTTAAGAATATTGAGTCGGTAGCTAATATGGTACGTAAGATGGTACCCGATGTGCGCATCCGCTACGCCCACGGACAGATGAGCTCTTCAAAGCTCGAAAACATTATCGAAGATTTTTATGACCACAAATTTGACGTACTGCTCTCTACTAATATTGTGGAAAACGGCATCGACATCCCCAACGCCAATACAATGATTATTAACCGTGCCGACCACTTTGGGCTGGCCGAACTGCATCAGCTTCGTGGACGTGTAGGCCGATCCAACCGCAAAGCATTTTGTTATCTGATTACACCAGATATAAAATCGCTTACTGATGAAGCAAGAAAGCGGCTACTTGCACTCGAAGAATTTTCAGATCTCGGATCTGGCTTTAATATTGCCATGCGTGATCTTGACATTCGCGGTGCCGGCGACATCCTGGGTGCTGAACAGAGCGGTTACATTAATGACCTTGGCTTTGACTTGTATCAAAAGATTCTCAATGACGCTGTTAAAGAGCTTAAAGAACAAGAGTTTAACGATGTGTTTGATGATGTAGAAGTAGAGATAGAGCGCCCCGATACACAAGTTGAATTTGACCGCCCTGCCCTGCTTGAAGACGATTATGTATCGGATAATGTAGAACGGTTGAACCTCTATCGAAAGCTGGCCGGTGCTGAATCGCTTGAAGAAATCCACGAATGGAAAGAAGAGGTGGAAGACCGATTTGGTCCCATTACGGATGCAGCACAAAATCTTATTACCTCTACTGTTATTACACATTATGCTTCAGAACTGTTTGTCACCAAAGCACGCATCCGTTCTGATCGTATGTGGCTCAATTTACCCAAACATGATTCTGAACTGGGTGAAGAATTTTATGGGGACCGATTTCAAATGTTGCTCAAAAAGATGCAGGACAATGCCGAAGATCGGTTTAAGTTGGTTCAAAAAGACGACCGTGTACGCTTTGTAATTCACGATATTCCGAATCTGGAGGCTGCTGCAGAGTTTTTAAAGGAACTAACTACATCAAAACGTAAAGAGGTTAACCTTGCTTAA
- a CDS encoding vWA domain-containing protein, producing the protein MSWANPQWLWLLLLLIPIIGYHVWKIGWKNTPSLLFSDTSELQKLSKSWRSYGIWAAPILQWIAFGLVVLALARPQYENTTVERNAEGIDIVLTLDISTSMKAQDLKPNRLEAAKDVAKSFINKRVSDRIGLVLFARKSFTMVPPTLDYDLLKKLLGDVEMGTVEDGTAIGMGIATAVNRLKKSEAKSKVIILLTDGQNNSGEIDPVTAADLALSYDIKVYTIGAGTRGTAPYPVNDPVFGRRTRNIEVNIDEEMLKQIANMTGGAYFRATDTESLKEIYNKIDQLEKSEIDEIIYTDYTDLYPRFLLPAILLFILALVSDQFLFRKAIE; encoded by the coding sequence ATGAGTTGGGCAAATCCACAATGGTTATGGTTATTACTTTTACTGATTCCGATTATCGGATATCATGTCTGGAAGATCGGCTGGAAAAACACTCCAAGCCTTCTGTTTTCGGATACCTCAGAGTTGCAAAAACTATCCAAAAGCTGGCGTTCGTACGGCATTTGGGCTGCACCGATATTGCAATGGATTGCATTCGGACTCGTAGTGCTTGCACTGGCTCGCCCCCAGTACGAAAACACCACAGTAGAGCGCAATGCTGAAGGTATCGACATTGTGCTTACGCTTGATATTTCAACTTCTATGAAAGCCCAAGATCTTAAACCCAATCGACTGGAAGCGGCCAAAGACGTTGCTAAAAGCTTTATCAATAAACGTGTTTCAGACCGCATTGGGCTCGTCCTTTTTGCCCGCAAAAGTTTTACCATGGTGCCCCCTACTTTGGATTATGATTTACTCAAAAAACTTCTTGGTGACGTAGAAATGGGCACAGTAGAAGACGGAACGGCTATCGGCATGGGCATAGCCACAGCTGTCAACCGCTTGAAAAAAAGTGAGGCCAAAAGTAAAGTCATCATTCTGCTTACCGACGGACAAAACAATTCCGGTGAAATTGACCCTGTTACAGCCGCCGACCTGGCACTTTCGTACGATATTAAAGTTTATACCATTGGCGCCGGAACACGGGGTACCGCCCCTTACCCTGTCAATGATCCCGTTTTTGGGCGTCGTACACGCAATATTGAAGTAAATATTGATGAAGAAATGCTCAAACAGATTGCTAACATGACGGGCGGCGCCTACTTTCGTGCTACAGATACCGAAAGTCTTAAAGAAATTTATAACAAGATAGACCAACTCGAAAAATCAGAAATCGATGAGATTATCTACACGGATTACACCGATCTGTATCCGCGATTTCTGTTGCCTGCCATCCTGTTGTTTATTCTCGCACTTGTTTCTGACCAGTTCCTTTTCAGAAAAGCAATTGAGTAG